From a region of the Candida albicans SC5314 chromosome 1, complete sequence genome:
- the ACS2 gene encoding acetate--CoA ligase (Acetyl-CoA synthetase; antigenic during human and murine infection; induced by Efg1; macrophage-induced protein; soluble protein in hyphae; gene contains intron; flow model and Spider biofilm repressed), whose protein sequence is MTPTAMPTEQTHNVVHEANGVKLRETPKEFFERQPNKGHIHDVNQYKQMYEQSIKDPQGFFGPLAKELLSWDHDFHTVKSGTLKNGDAAWFLGGELNASYNCVDRHAFANPDKPALICEADDEKDSHILTYGDLLREVSKVAGVLQSWGIKKGDTVAVYLPMNAQAIIAMLAIARLGAAHSVIFAGFSAGSIKDRVNDASCKALITCDEGKRGGRTTNIKKLCDEALVDCPTVEKVLVYKRTNNPEIHLTEGRDYYWDVETAKFPGYLPPVSVNSEDPLFLLYTSGSTGTPKGVVHSTAGYLLGAALSTKYIFDIHPEDILFTAGDVGWITGHTYALYGPLLLGVPTIIFEGTPAYPDYGRFWQIVEKHKATHFYVAPTALRLLRKAGEQEIVKYDLSSLRTLGSVGEPISPDIWEWYNEFVGKNQCHISDTYWQTESGSHLIAPLAGVVPNKPGSASYPFFGIDAALIDPVTGVEIEGNDAEGVLAIKDHWPSMARTVYKNHTKYMDTYMNPYPGYYFTGDGAARDHDGYYWIRGRVDDVVNVSGHRLSTAEIEAALIEDKKVSEAAVVGIHDDITGQAVIAYVALKEGNSDEDSEGLRKELVLQVRKTIGPFAAPKSVIIVQDLPKTRSGKIMRRILRKVSSNEADQLGDISTLSNPQSVEGIISAFGAQFGKK, encoded by the exons a TGACACCTACCGCAATGCCAACAGAACAAACTCATAATGTCGTCCATGAAGCCAATGGCGTCAAATTAAGAGAAACCCctaaagaattttttgaaagacAACCAAATAAAGGTCACATTCATGATGTCAATCAATACAAACAAATGTATGAACAATCTATTAAAGATCCTCAAGGATTTTTCGGTCCATTGGCCAAAGAATTGTTATCTTGGGATCACGATTTCCACACTGTCAAATCAGGtactttgaaaaatggtGATGCAGCTTGGTTTTTGGGTGGTGAATTGAATGCTTCTTACAACTGTGTTGATAGACATGCATTTGCTAACCCAGATAAACCAGCTCTTATTTGTGAAGCTGATGACGAAAAAGATTCCCATATATTGACTTACGGTGATTTGTTAAGAGAAGTTTCTAAAGTAGCTGGTGTTTTACAATCTTGGGGGATCAAGAAAGGTGACACTGTTGCTGTTTACTTACCAATGAATGCCCAAGCTATCATTGCTATGTTGGCTATTGCTAGATTGGGTGCTGCCCATTCAGTTATTTTTGCTGGGTTCTCGGCTGGTTCCATTAAAGACAGAGTCAACGATGCTAGTTGTAAAGCTCTTATCACTTGTGATGAAGGTAAAAGAGGTGGTAGAACCACTAacattaaaaaattatgtGATGAGGCTTTGGTTGATTGTCCTACtgttgaaaaagttttggTTTATAAAAGAACTAATAATCCAGAAATTCATTTAACTGAAGGTAGAGATTACTATTGGGATGTTGAAACTGCCAAATTCCCAGGATACTTGCCACCAGTTTCAGTCAACTCTGAAGATCCATTGTTCTTATTGTATACTTCTGGTTCTACTGGTACTCCAAAGGGGGTTGTTCATTCTACTGCTGGTTACTTATTGGGTGCTGCTCTTTCCACTAAATACATTTTTGATATTCATCCAGAAGATATCTTGTTTACTGCTGGTGATGTTGGTTGGATTACTGGTCACACCTATGCCTTGTATGGTCCATTGTTATTAGGTGTCCCAACCATTATTTTCGAAGGTACCCCGGCTTATCCAGATTACGGAAGATTCTGgcaaattgttgaaaaacaCAAGGCTACTCATTTCTATGTTGCTCCAACTGCTTTAAGATTATTACGTAAAGCTGGtgaacaagaaattgttaaatACGATTTGAGTTCTTTGAGAACTTTAGGTTCTGTTGGTGAACCAATTTCTCCAGATATTTGGGAATGGtataatgaatttgttgGTAAAAACCAATGTCACATTTCTGACACTTATTGGCAAACTGAATCTGGTTCTCATTTAATTGCCCCATTGGCTGGTGTTGTTCCAAACAAACCAGGTTCTGCTTCTTATCCATTCTTTGGTATTGATGCTGCCTTGATTGATCCAGTCACTggtgttgaaattgaaggaAATGATGCTGAAGGTGTTTTGGCTATCAAGGACCATTGGCCATCAATGGCAAGAACTGTTTACAAGAACCACACCAAATATATGGATACCTACATGAATCCATACCCAGGTTATTACTTTACCGGTGATGGTGCTGCTAGAGATCATGATGGATACTACTGGATTAGAGGTAgagttgatgatgttgtcAATGTCAGTGGTCATAGATTATCCACTGCTGAAATTGAAGCTGCTTTAATTGAAGACAAAAAAGTCAGTGAagctgctgttgttggtaTTCATGACGACATTACTGGTCAAGCTGTCATTGCTTACGTTGCCTTGAAAGAAGGAAACAGTGACGAGGATTCTGAAGGattaagaaaagaattggTTTTACAAGTTAGAAAAACTATTGGTCCATTTGCTGCACCAAAATCTGTTATAATTGTCCAAGATTTGCCAAAGACTAGATCTGGTAAAATTATGAGAAGAATTTTGAGAAAAGTCAGTTCTAATGAAGCTGATCAATTGGGTGATATTTCTACTTTATCTAACCCACAATCAGTTGAAGGTATAATTTCTGCCTTTGGTGCCCAATTCGGTAAGAAATAA
- the SSA2 gene encoding Hsp70 family chaperone (HSP70 family chaperone; cell wall fractions; antigenic; beta-defensin peptides impport; ATPase domain binds histatin 5; at hyphal surface, not yeast; farnesol-repressed in biofilm; flow model, Spider biofilm repressed; caspofungin repressed) yields the protein MSKAVGIDLGTTYSCVAHFANDRVEIIANDQGNRTTPSFVAFTDTERLIGDAAKNQAAMNPANTVFDAKRLIGRKFDDHEVQGDIKHFPFKVVDKASKPMIQVEYKGETKTFSPEEISSMILGKMKETAEGFLGTTVKDAVVTVPAYFNDSQRQATKDAGTIAGLNVMRIINEPTAAAIAYGLDKKSEAEKNVLIFDLGGGTFDVSLLSIEDGIFEVKATAGDTHLGGEDFDNRLVNFFIQEFKRKNKKDISTNQRALRRLRTACERAKRTLSSSAQTSIEIDSLYEGIDFYTSITRARFEELCADLFRSTLEPVDKVLSDAKIDKSKVDEIVLVGGSTRIPKVQKLVSDYFNGKEPNRSINPDEAVAYGAAVQAAILSGDTSSKTQDLLLLDVAPLSLGIETAGGIMTKLIPRNSTIPTKKSETFSTYADNQPGVLIQVFEGERAQTKDNNLLGKFELSGIPPAPRGVPQIEVTFDIDANGILNVSALEKGTGKTQKITITNDKGRLSKEEIEKMVSEAEKFKEEDEKEASRVQAKNQLESYAYSLKNTLGEEQFKSKLDASEIEEVTKAADETISWLDANQTATQEEFADQQKELESKANPIMTKAYQAGATPSGAAGAAPGGFPGGAAPEPSNDGPTVEEVD from the coding sequence atGTCTAAAGCTGTTGGTATTGATTTAGGTACAACCTACTCCTGTGTCGCTCATTTCGCTAACGATAGAGTCGAAATTATTGCTAATGACCAAGGTAATAGAACTACTCCATCTTTCGTTGCCTTCACCGATACTGAAAGATTGATTGGTGATGCTGCTAAAAATCAAGCTGCTATGAACCCAGCTAACACTGTTTTCGATGCCAAACGTTTAATTGGTAGAAAATTCGATGACCACGAAGTTCAAGGTGATATCAAACATTTCCCATTCAAAGTTGTTGACAAAGCCAGTAAACCAATGATTCAAGTTGAATACAAAGGTGAAACCAAAACTTTCTCCCCAGAAGAAATCTCATCTATGATCTTGGGTAAAATGAAGGAAACCGCTGAAGGTTTCTTGGGTACCACTGTTAAAGATGCTGTTGTCACTGTCCCAGCTTACTTCAATGATTCCCAAAGACAAGCTACCAAAGATGCTGGTACCATTGCTGGTTTGAACGTTATGAGAATCATTAACGAACCAACCGCTGCTGCCATTGCTTACGGTTTGGACAAAAAATCTGAAGCCGAAAAGaatgttttgattttcgATTTGGGTGGTGGTACTTTTGATGTTTCCTTATTGTCTATTGAAGATGGTATTTTCGAAGTTAAAGCCACTGCTGGTGATACTCATTTGGGTGGTGAAGATTTTGATAACAGATTAGTCAACTTCTTTATCCAAGAATTCAAGagaaagaacaagaagGATATCTCCACTAACCAAAGAGCTTTAAGAAGATTGAGAACTGCTTGTGAAAGAGCCAAGAGAACTTTGTCTTCTTCTGCTCAAAcctcaattgaaattgattccTTATACGAAGGTATTGACTTCTACACTTCAATCACCAGAGCCAGATTCGAAGAATTGTGTGCTGACTTGTTCAGATCTACTTTGGAACCAGTTGACAAAGTCTTGTCTGATGCCAAGATTGACAAATCTaaagttgatgaaattgtCTTGGTTGGTGGTTCTACCAGAATTCCAAAGGTTCAAAAATTAGTCTCTGACTACTTTAACGGTAAAGAACCAAACAGATCAATCAACCCAGATGAAGCTGTTGCTTACGGTGCTGCTGTCCAAGCTGCTATCTTGTCTGGTGACACTTCTTCCAAGACTCAAgacttgttgttgttggatgTCGCTCCATTATCATTGGGTATTGAAACTGCTGGTGGTATCATGACCAAATTGATTCCAAGAAACTCCACTATTCCAACCAAGAAATCCGAAACTTTCTCCACTTATGCTGACAACCAACCAGGTGTGTTGATTCAAGTGTTTGAAGGTGAAAGAGCTCAAACCAAAGACAACAACTTGTTGGGTAAATTCGAATTATCTGGTATTCCACCAGCTCCAAGAGGTGTCCCACAAATTGAAGTTACTTTCGATATTGATGCTAATGGTATCTTGAATGTTTCTGCTTTAGAAAAAGGTACTGGTAAAACTCAAAAGATTACTATTACTAACGATAAAGGTAGATTAtctaaagaagaaattgaaaagatgGTCAGTGAAgctgaaaaattcaaagaagaagatgaaaagGAAGCTTCTAGAGTCCAAGCTAAGAACCAATTGGAATCTTATGCTTACTCTTTGAAGAACACTTTGGGTGAAGaacaattcaaatctaAATTGGATGCTtcagaaattgaagaagtcACTAAAGCTGCTGATGAAACTATTTCTTGGTTAGATGCCAACCAAACTGCTACTCAAGAAGAATTTGCTgatcaacaaaaagaattagaatCTAAAGCTAACCCAATCATGACCAAAGCTTACCAAGCTGGTGCTACTCCTTCTGGTGCTGCTGGTGCTGCTCCAGGTGGTTTCCCAGGTGGTGCTGCCCCAGAACCATCTAACGATGGTCCAACtgttgaagaagttgattAA
- the GIG1 gene encoding Gig1p (Protein induced by N-acetylglucosamine (GlcNAc); localized in cytoplasm; mutation causes increased resistance to nikkomycin Z), producing the protein MNPATIITNFNNSQLQTPPTSPVSFDKYYTYYNIQLEQSTLMPQPSKIKNGDPFTWSDIQFIIKSNQLEIFARSRQQTIKYHKFKQWLKDNKLSINDYLLDYELHWKESELREQQHELVSDKEYSIDYPEDLIFHNPNDISILYNKFPYYFEPNVKHICIWSKLKIPVDKNSEVGDISVMTKKLINRYLEKTFVAKGISWDQIVWFKNWLSLQSVRSISHIHVILKDVDDKFVDELISGGSGEVLTLDDYRNLE; encoded by the coding sequence atgaaTCCAGCTACTATTATCACTAACTTTAACAATTCTCAATTGCAAACCCCACCCACTTCACCAGTtagttttgataaataCTACACCTATTATAACATTCAGTTAGAACAATCTACGTTAATGCCTCAACCAtcgaaaataaaaaatggTGATCCATTCACTTGGTCAGATatacaatttattattaaatccaATCAATTAGAGATCTTTGCTCGATCACGACAGCAAACAATAAAGTATcataaattcaaacaatggttaaaagataataaattaagTATAAATGATTATTTGTTGGATTATGAATTACATTGGAAAGAACTGGAATTAagagaacaacaacatgaACTTGTTTCGGATAAagaatattcaattgattatccTGAAGATTTAATATTCCATAATCCTAAtgatatttcaatattgtATAATAAATTCCCATATTATTTTGAACCCAATGTCAAACATATTTGTATTTGgtcaaaattgaaaatccCCGTTGATAAAAATAGTGAAGTTGGTGATATCTCGGTCATGACgaagaaattaataaatagaTACCTTGAAAAGACATTTGTTGCTAAAGGTATATCATGGGATCAAATTGTATGgtttaaaaattggttGAGTTTACAAAGTGTAAGATCAATTAGTCATATTCATGTTATATTAaaagatgttgatgataagTTTGTAGATGAATTGATTAGTGGTGGAAGTGGTGAAGTATTAACTTTAGATGATTATAGAAATTTAGAATAG
- the GPM2 gene encoding Gpm2p (Putative phosphoglycerate mutase; repressed in hyphae; macrophage/pseudohyphal-repressed; induced by high levels of peroxide stress, farnesol; flow model biofilm induced; rat catheter and Spider biofilm repressed) → MGVHKLIILRHGESQWNHENKFCGWIDIPLSQKGKQEAIYAGELIKKNHLDPDILYTSKLMRSIETGLTILEVLHKPWIDHIKTWRLNERHYGQYQGRDKHEVFVELGKDKEKFQYIRRDYHGLPPLIEYGQDKSIDEKYKDVLNKDILPRGESLSMVMDRLIPFFKYEILDNQMIQLNKTVLIVTHGSIVRSLIKYLNHVSDDDISKINVPTGIPLVFELNDRGELIKPYYYLDQEKAEKGIAKVKMEGLERKGQTDEKL, encoded by the coding sequence ATGGGGGTtcataaattaataattctaaGACATGGAGAATCACAATGGAATCATGAGAATAAATTCTGTGGATGGATTGATATTCCATTATCACAAAAGGGCAAACAAGAAGCAATTTATGCTGGAGaattaatcaaaaagaaCCATCTTGATCCTGATATCTTATATACATCGAAATTAATGCGATCAATAGAAACTGGATTGACAATTTTGGAAGTATTACACAAACCATGGATTGATCATATCAAAACTTGGAGATTGAATGAACGACATTATGGTCAATATCAAGGAAGAGATAAACATGAAGTGTTTGTTGAATTGGGTAAAGATAAAGAGAAATTCCAATATATTAGAAGAGATTATCATGGATTGCCACCCTTAATAGAATATGGTCaagataaatcaattgatgaaaaatacAAGGATGTATTGAATAAAGATATATTACCTCGAGGAGAATCATTACTGATGGTGATGGACAGATTGATTCCgtttttcaaatatgaaatattagataatcaaatgattcaattgaataaaactGTTTTGATAGTGACTCATGGTTCAATTGTTAGAAGTTTGATCAAATATCTTAATCATGtaagtgatgatgatatatCCAAGATTAATGTCCCTACAGGTATACCATTGgtatttgaattgaatgataGAGGTGAATTGATCAAAccttattattatttggatCAAGAAAAGGCAGAAAAGGGGATCGCCAAAGTGAAAATGGAAGGTCTTGAAAGAAAAGGACAAACAGATGAAAAACTATAA
- the RPN4 gene encoding stress-regulated transcription factor (C2H2 transcription factor; putative regulator of proteasome genes; DNA recognition sequence (GAAGGCAAAA) enriched in regions upstream of proteasome genes; induced in core stress response; Hap43-induced; Spider biofilm induced): protein MTSLAILPQLKRTITDIMDEELYQSPSSPNSMTSFPSGTGNLMSNTNHNTFNQSNNTPFNMNYNHISNRNSINSSPNLSATTFNNANNLGNVLNIPDSFLEQLASQDYIDHLKSQQQQEQAFENPDDIYVQDVHENQVNPFNDYGNPDSFIRAQEQQSQLPQPQQPISQQDKQRPQSQQQQATKAPLPQAFPTRRRRKITLLNDIGGSSTRKKHFDEDYLLYNPDISPGHIVTDCSLDSSLVIPPNSNELFLTESESPEFANDIIPGYENDYLFLDDDDEQIEEDVSDDEGDNYFQVDEDFDDYLMNNNGYDGYPTFNNYESSGNNTDIINNNNNIVDETISDANSNSELEVVFDQPKEVSPSAISPASPDSDDMMIDVEDETEIADATAAKEEINKKHSKSGKKESKSQKENQLTTTTKSKKHSHGISGAEITLNNPNHQCNLINPSTGEPCNKQFSRPYDLIRHQDTIHASMKKIFRCVICEGRLNGGPGNGKEKTFSRGDALSRHIKIKHGLVGQDALDLINEAKENVEYIPV from the coding sequence ATGACTTCATTAGCTATATTACCACAGTTAAAGAGAACCATCACTGACATTATGGACGAAGAATTATATCAATCACCTTCGTCTCCAAATTCTATGACGAGTTTCCCTAGTGGTACAGGAAATTTGATGAGTAATACAAATCACAACACTTTTAATCAATCCAATAATACACCATTCAATATGAACTACAATCACATTTCCAACAGAAATTCCATAAACTCATCGCCCAACTTATCTGCAACTACATTTAATAACGCGAATAATTTGGGTAACGTTCTCAATATACCCGATTCGTTTTTAGAACAGTTGGCATCACAAGATTATATAGATCATTTGAAGTctcagcaacaacaagagCAAGCTTTTGAAAACCCGGATGATATTTACGTTCAAGATGTGCATGAAAACCAAGTGAATCCATTTAATGATTATGGTAATCCAGACTCGTTTATAAGGGCTCAGGAACAACAATCACAACTACCACAGCCTCAACAACCAATATCGCAACAAGACAAACAACGACCacaatcacaacaacaacaagctACTAAAGCTCCTTTACCGCAAGCTTTTCCAACGAGGAGAAGGAGAAAGATTACTTTGCTTAATGATATTGGTGGTTCATCGACTAGAAAGAAGCATTTTGACGAAGATTATTTGTTATATAACCCAGATATATCTCCAGGCCATATTGTAACTGATTGTTCTTTGGATTCATCTTTAGTCATTCCGCCAAATAGCAACGAGTTGTTTTTAACAGAGTCGGAATCTCCGGAATTTGCTAATGATATAATTCCAGGATATGAGAATGATTACTTATTTTTAGATGACGACGATGAGCAAATTGAAGAGGATGTGTCTGACGATGAAGGTGACAATTATTTCCAAGTTGACGAAGATTTTGACGATTATTTGATGAACAATAACGGTTATGATGGGTATCCAacatttaataattatgAAAGTTCTGGCAACAATActgatattattaataataataataacattGTCGATGAAACCATAAGTGATGCTAATAGTAATAGTGAACTAGAGGTAGTTTTTGATCAACCAAAGGAAGTATCACCTTCAGCCATTTCACCTGCATCTCCAGATTCGGATGATATGATGATTGATGTTGAAGACGAGACTGAAATAGCCGATGCTACTGCTGCTAAAGAAGAGATCAATAAGAAACATTCCAAATCAGGTAAAAAAGAATCCAAGTCCCAAAAAGAGAATCAGTTGACGACGACGACAAAGTCAAAGAAACATTCTCACGGCATATCAGGAGCAGAAATAACCCTAAATAATCCAAACCATCAATGTAACTTGATTAATCCGTCAACTGGTGAACCATGTAACAAACAGTTTTCACGTCCCTACGATTTGATCAGACATCAAGATACCATTCATGCATCtatgaagaagatttttAGATGTGTAATTTGTGAAGGTAGATTAAATGGTGGACCTGGTAATGGTAAAGAGAAAACATTTTCTAGAGGTGATGCCTTATCAAGACACATCAAAATCAAGCATGGTTTAGTTGGACAAGACGCATTAGATTTAATCAATGAAGCTAAAGAGAATGTTGAATATATTCCAGTATAA
- a CDS encoding uncharacterized protein (Ortholog(s) have cytoplasm localization), which translates to MGFSLDICCTMFMASILRIYYYYCSPYESTLLRQSIIMILIQTLLLKVSLYYRPANYDPELLTSMPLLENELNMRVPRRLSSATLEHQSYWSGDWISSLGTITFDIIKYVSGYFIAYFNQGLRFFDVYYRRPLSFWQWKLEANYWWFVIGFSTVFGITTLIFHENVMYSNIIGVLGLFIESLLPLPQILLLNRLQSVKNFKVILLLSWLGGDCTKISYLLFGTDNISIIFIVAGLFQMSLDIYIAFQYLQFKYFTTTNKNLNDGASLHRRNQSIDDVVNDLVSVSSEIELDVLEKGQKDISNNQTSSWSRSRSSTLA; encoded by the coding sequence ATGGGATTTTCACTAGATATCTGTTGTACAATGTTCATGGCATCGATCTTACggatatattattattattgttctCCTTATGAATCAACTCTACTACgtcaatcaataattatgATTCTCATTcaaacattattattaaaagttAGTTTATATTATCGTCCCGCAAATTATGATCCAGAATTATTGACATCAATGCCATTActtgaaaatgaattgaatatgaGAGTACCGAGACGATTAAGTAGTGCTACCCTTGAACATCAACTGTATTGGCTGGGTGATTGGATTAGTTCTTTAGGAACCATCACGTTTGATATTATAAAATATGTTTCTGGTTATTTCATTGCTTATTTCAATCAAGGATTAAGATTTTTCGATGTTTATTATCGTAGaccattatcattttgGCAATGGAAATTAGAAGCTAATTATTGGTGGTTTGTTATAGGTTTCTCCACGGTTTTCGGAATTACAACATTGATTTTCCATGAAAATGTCATGTATAGTAATATTATTGGTGTTTTAggattatttattgaaagtTTATTGCCATTACcacaaatattattattgaatcgATTACAACTGGTGAAGAATTTTAAAGtgatattattgttgaGTTGGTTAGGTGGAGATTGTACCAAAATCTcgtatttgttgtttggtACCGATAATATTCTgatcattttcattgttgccggattatttcaaatgaGTTTAGATATTTATATTGCATTCCAATATTTgcaattcaaatatttcactactactaataaaaatttgaacGATGGTGCTAGTTTACATAGAAGAAATCAACtgattgatgatgttgtaAATGATTTGGTGTCGGTGTCGTCAGAAATCGAATTGGATGTATTAGAAAAAGGACAGAAGGATATCTCCAACAATCAAACTTCGTCATGGTCAAGATCAAGATCATCTACTCTTGCATAA